In Pseudomonas fluorescens, one genomic interval encodes:
- a CDS encoding OmpA family protein: MSLKSKALGGLILAGCASLYGCAGQHSEAALQQASSDFQKVKEDSNVLRIAPKDVIRAGESLARADRLSTYWGSGWDVAHYAYLSQRYSEIAREHTNLVLNEERAAKLELERQRLQLALRESKLLSVQQQGKWLEEQIVALATTQTDRGLVMTLGDVLFDTGEAELKNSANRVVLKIVQFLQLNPKRVVRIEGYTDSTGGKQENLKLSRDRAQAVADVLMDLGIEDKRIQVEGYGDEYPVDANASERGRAQNRRVEIVFSDEKGQLGAAR; the protein is encoded by the coding sequence ATGAGCCTCAAGTCCAAAGCCCTCGGCGGGTTGATTCTGGCCGGTTGTGCAAGCCTCTACGGTTGCGCCGGTCAACACAGCGAAGCCGCCTTGCAGCAGGCCAGCAGCGACTTCCAGAAGGTCAAGGAAGATTCCAATGTGCTGCGTATCGCGCCCAAGGACGTGATCCGCGCCGGTGAATCGCTGGCCCGTGCCGATCGCCTGTCGACCTATTGGGGCAGCGGCTGGGATGTCGCGCATTACGCCTACCTGAGTCAGCGTTACAGCGAAATCGCCCGCGAACACACCAATCTGGTGCTCAACGAAGAGCGTGCGGCGAAGCTTGAGCTGGAGCGTCAACGCCTGCAACTGGCCCTGCGCGAGTCCAAACTGCTGAGCGTGCAGCAGCAGGGCAAGTGGCTCGAAGAGCAGATCGTCGCGCTGGCCACCACGCAAACCGATCGCGGTCTGGTGATGACCCTCGGTGACGTGCTGTTCGATACTGGCGAGGCGGAGCTGAAGAACTCGGCCAATCGCGTGGTGTTGAAGATCGTGCAGTTCCTGCAGCTCAACCCGAAACGCGTGGTGCGTATCGAGGGCTACACCGACAGCACCGGTGGCAAACAGGAAAACCTCAAGCTGTCGCGTGATCGCGCGCAAGCGGTGGCCGATGTGTTGATGGACCTCGGAATTGAGGACAAGCGCATTCAGGTCGAAGGTTACGGCGACGAGTACCCGGTGGACGCCAACGCTTCCGAGCGCGGGCGGGCACAGAACCGTCGGGTGGAAATTGTGTTTTCCGACGAAAAAGGCCAGCTCGGCGCCGCCCGCTGA
- a CDS encoding DUF4398 domain-containing protein: MSIRPLFAAMAVLALAGCANDPAPNEQMRLTEQAITQAKAVGATADELPEMKLAEDKFNRAKGNMTDESFKNARMRAEQAELDARLAEAKVLTQKSEEQLNVLNTRIIRLRKQLGDAQ, from the coding sequence GTGAGTATTCGACCTCTTTTCGCGGCCATGGCCGTTCTGGCCCTGGCCGGCTGCGCCAACGATCCTGCGCCCAATGAGCAAATGCGTTTGACCGAGCAGGCCATCACCCAGGCCAAAGCTGTCGGTGCGACCGCCGATGAACTGCCGGAAATGAAACTGGCCGAAGACAAGTTCAACCGGGCCAAGGGCAACATGACCGACGAGTCTTTCAAGAACGCCCGCATGCGCGCCGAACAGGCCGAGCTGGACGCACGTCTGGCAGAAGCCAAGGTGTTGACGCAAAAGAGCGAAGAGCAACTGAACGTGCTCAACACCCGCATCATCCGTCTGCGCAAGCAACTGGGAGATGCCCAATGA